Below is a genomic region from Billgrantia tianxiuensis.
AAGGTGGTCAACGACACCGCAGTGGCGGTCAACCAGGGCGGCAAGCGCAAGGGCGCGGTGTGTGCCTATCTCGAAACCTGGCACCTGGATATCGAAGAGTTCCTCGAGCTGCGCAAGAACACCGGCGACGACCGCCGCCGCACCCACGACATGAACACCGCCAACTGGGTGCCCGACCTGTTCATGAAGCGGGTGTTCGACGACAAGGAATGGACGCTGTTCTCGCCCTCCACTTGCCCCGACCTGCACGACCTCTACGGCGCCGCCTTCGAGAAGCGCTACGAGGAGTACGAGGCGATGACCCGCTCGGGCCAGCTCAAGCTGTTCAAGCGTGTACGTGCCAAGGACCTGTGGCGCAAGATGCTCTCGATGCTGTTCGAGACCGGCCACCCGTGGGTCACCTTCAAGGATCCGTGCAACCTGAGAAGTCCGCAACAGCACGCGGGCGTGGTGCACTCTTCCAACCTGTGCACCGAGATCACCCTCAACACCAGCGCCGACGAGATCGCGGTGTGCAACCTGGGCTCGGTCAACCTGGCCCGTCACGTGGTCGACGGCAAGCTCGACGACGCCAAGCTGCGTCGTACCGTGCGCACCGCGGTGCGCATGCTCGACAACGTCATCGACATCAACTACTACGCGGTCCCCCAGGCCAGGAACTCTAACTTCAAGCACCGCCCGGTAGGGCTCGGCATCATGGGCTTCCAGGATGCCCTTTACGCCCAGGACATCGCCTACGCCAGCGAGCAGGCAGTGGAGTTCGCCGACCGCTCCATGGAGCTGGTCAGCTATCACGCCATCGAGGCGTCCAGCGATCTCGCCGCCGAGCGCGGCCGCTACGAGAGCTTCGAGGGCTCGCTGTGGAGCCAGGGCGTGCTACCCATCGACTCCATCGAGAAGCTGAAGCAGGAGCGTGGCGAGAAGTACATCGAGATCGACACCTCGTTCACCCAGGACTGGGATCGCATTCGCAAGAAGATCGCCGAGCAGGGCATGCGTAACTCCAACGTGATGGCCATCGCCCCCACCGCGACGATCTCCAATATCTGCGGCGTGTCGCAATCGATCGAGCCCACGTACCAGAACCTCTACGTGAAATCGAACCTCTCCGGCGAGTTCACCGTGGTCAACGCCTACTTGGTGCATGACCTCAAGGCGCGCGGCCTGTGGGACGAGGTGATGATCAACGACCTCAAGTACTACGACGGCTCGGCCCAGCCCATCGAGCGCATTCCGGGCGACCTCAAGGCCAAGTACGCCACTGCCTTCGAGGTGGAGCCGAAATGGCTGGTGGAGGCCGCCGCGCGGCGCCAGAAGTGGATCGACCAGGCACAGTCGCTGAACCTCTACATCAAGGGCGTCTCGGGCAAGAAGCTCGACGTGACCTACCGCATGGCGTGGTTCCGCGGGCTCAAGACCACCTACTACCTGCGTGCCCTGGGCGCCACCTCGGTGGAGAAATCCACCGTCGATCGCGGCACGCTCAACGCGGTGAGCAACCAGGCGCCTTCGGCCGCTCCGGCACCGGCTCCCTCCGCCGCACCCGCCCGCGAGCCGCGCGGCGTGGAGGACTTCCTGACCGGCAAGGCGGGCAGCGGATCGCGAGCGCCGAGTGCTGCGGAGATAGATGATCTGGGCTGCGAGGCCTGCCAGTAACGACCAAGAGCGAAGAAGGAAGACGGCGCTGCGCGCCGATGAAGAGGAAAGCGCATGCGGTACTCCCCTCTTCCGCCCGAAGGGCGCTTCCTTCTCATGTCTTCCATCTATTCCGAGGAACGAGGACAACATGCTGAACTGGGATGAGTTCCACGAGGACGAAGCCACCGTCGCCGAGCAGCCGGCCAAGGCCGCGCCGGCACCTGCCGCCAAGCCGCAGCCCGCGGCCGTGGAGGAAAGCCGCGGCAGCTACCAGGCCGCCGACAGAGACCGCTTGGCGCGGGCGCGCAAGTCGCTCGAAGAGCTCGACGTGGCGGCCGGCCTCGAGGAGCTGGAGATGGGGGCGGCGCGCATCGAGGTCAGCGACAAGCAGATGATCAACGCCCGCGCCGACCTCAACCAGCTGGTGCCCTTCAAGTACGAGTGGGCGTGGCAGAAGTACCTGGACGGCAGTGCCAACCACTGGATGCCCCAGGAAGTGAACATGAACGCCGATATCGCCCTGTGGAAGAGCCAGGACGGCCTGACCGAGGACGAACGGCGCATCGTGATGCGCAGCCTAGGTTACTTCTCCACCGCCGACTCGCTGGTGGCCAACAACCTGGTGCTGGCGCTGTATCGCCTGATCACCAACCCCGAGTGCCGCCAGTACCTGCTGCGCCAGGCCTTCGAGGAGGCGATCCACACCCACGCCTACCAGTACTGCGTGGAGTCGCTGGGCATGGATGAAGGCGAAGTCTTCAACATGTACCGCGAGGTACCGTCGGTGGCCGCCAAGTCGGCCTGGAGCCTCAAGCACACCCAGTCGCTGGCGCGCCCCGACTTCAACACCGGCACGCCGGAGAGCGACCAGGAGCTGCTGCGCAACCTGATCGCCTTCTACTGCGTCACCGAGGGCATCTTCTTCTACTGCGGCTTTAGCCAGATCCTCTCCATGGGCCGGCGCAACAAGATGACCGGCGTCGCCGAACAGTTCCAGTACATCCTGCGCGACGAGTCGATGCACCTGAACTTCGGCGTCGACATGATCAACCAGATCAAGATCGAGAACCCGCACCTGTGGACGCCCGAGTTCCAGGACGAGGTGACCCAGATGATCCTCGAGGGCACCGAGCTCGAGATCGCCTACGCCCGCGACTCCATGCCCCGCGGCGTGCTGGGAATGAACGCGGCGATCATGGAGGAGTACCTGCACTTCATCTGCAACCGCCGCCTGGCCCAGATCGGGCTCAAGGAGCAGTTCCCCGGTGCGCAGAACCCTTTCCCGTGGATGAGCGAGATCATCGATCTGCGCAAGGAGAAGAACTTCTTCGAGACCCGCGTCACCGAGTACCAGGTCGGCGGCGCGTTGAGCTGGGATTGATTCCCTCTCACTCTTTAGCCCCACTCAACGTGAGTGGGGCGCTTTACCAAGCTGGATAAAGGAGTCGAAGGCCTTCATGTAGTTCCCCCGGTAGCCAACCCAGAGGTGCGTCATGTCCAGAAAAAGCGTTCCCGTAAAGACACATCGCCGCTCATCCCCTTCCCGGCCTGCCAAAGCCTCGCCAAAGCCCGGCCCCAAGACGGTCCTCGTCAGGCCTCACCGGCGCTCGCCACCCAAACAAGCCATGCACGAGTAAGCGCCTGCCCAGCCGGCAAACCTAACGGCACCTTCTGCAAAGCGAGGTAAACGTCATGGGAAGTTTCTACGCCAACGTCGATGCCCAACGCAGTGGAACGCATCTTCCCCGCGACTCACAGGACTGGCAACACGCCCTGGATCAGGCCCTGGCTGCCCACGGCGGCCCCAACGCCCTGGCCCTCTACCCTCATGTGGCCTTCGCCTTCCCCTCGTCATCGCCCAACCCCTATACCCGCGAGTATCCGCTGCTCGACTATCGCGAACTCAAGGAGTGGGCCAACTCGCGGGGGTGGCGGGTTCGCCCGGCTCCCGAGCGCGCCCCGGATGGTGAGAAATACAGCCCGCCGGTACGCTTCACGCGTGTTGCGAGCCGTTACCATTGAGGAATAACGGGTCCATGAGCCAGGCTCATCAGTCCATCCTGCGCATCGCCGCAGCTCTGATCCTCGATGCCAAAGGCCGCCTGCTGCTGGTGCGCAAACGCGGTACCGAACGCTTCATGCAGGCCGGCGGCAAGCTCGAGTCCGGCGAGCCGGCCGAAGCGGCACTGCGCAGAGAAGTGCACGAGGAACTCGGCCAGACACCTACCGCATTGCGCTACCTGGGTGAATTCACCGCGCCTGCCGCCAACGAGCCGGAGAGCCTGGTTCATGCCCATCTCTTCCTGACCGAGCTGCCGTCACCCGTGGCGGCAGCCGCTGAAATCGCCGAGCTGCGTTGGGTCACGCCTGAAGAGGCTGACCACCTGCCTCTCGCAGCGCTGACTCGCGACCAGGTGTTGCCGCTAGCTATGCGCCTGCTCCACAACGAGGTGCCCATGTCGTTGTCGTGATCGCTGTCGCCTCCTACGCTCACCAGAGTCCCGCTCACCAGAGTCCCGCTCACCAGAACCCACTGCGCGTGAGCGTGTCGCTGCACTGGTAAGCGCCTGGCTAGCCGGACTGCGCTGACACCGCCATGCCCTTTCGCCCATCATTGAGCACCATGGGATTCATGAAGTCGACCTCCTCAAACCTACGCGATGCCCTCAGGCACTTTTCCACGGCAGGTCTGCTGCTCGGCACGTTGCTGTTCGCCTTCTCGCTCACCCCCAGCCTGTTGCCGCGCCCCACTTATGCCCAAGGCATCGTCTCGGGGCTCTCCTTCTCGGCGGGTTACGCACTGGGTTTCATCGCTCACTGGCTGTGGGACTACCTGCAACTGCCCCGCCCCGGTCGACGCACGGAGCGGACCATCAAGCTCACGGCGGCGGGTATCTGCACTCTCATCGCGGCGATCTTTCTGTGGCGCGCCTCAGCGTGGCAAAACAGCTTGCGTGCTCTGATGGACATGGAAGAGGCAAGCGGCATACGCCCGCTCAGCATCGCCCTTATCGCCCTGGCAGTATTCGCCCTGCTGCTGTTGCTGGTACGGCTGTTCCGGCTGACGTTTCGCTTTCTCGCCCGCAGGCTGCGCCGCTTCGTGCCGCACCGGGTTTCCAACCTGCTGGGCGTGATTGCCGCGGCCACCCTGTTCTGGTCGGTCATTGATGGCGTCATCTTCACCCTCGCCCTGCGTGCTGCCGATAACTCCTTCCAGCAGATCGACGAGCTGATCCTGGATGAAATTTCACCGCCGGTCGACCCGATGAAGACCGGCAGCGAGCATTCACTGATCAGTTGGGAAGCGCTGGGGGGCGCGGCCGTCGCTTCGTTACCCAAGGACCTTCGGCCGAGAGTATCGGTGCCTTTCTCGGCGAAGAGGCCATGGAGCCGCTCCGCGTCTACGTCGGGCTAAACGCCGCCGAGACCCCGGCCGAGCGTGCCCGGCTGGCACTGGAAGAGCTCAAGCGGGTCGGCGCCTTCGAGCGCTCCGTGCTGCTGCTGGCCACCCCCACCGGCAGAGGCTGGGTCGATCCGGCGGCGCAGAACACGGTGGAATACCTGCATCGCGGCGATATTGCCACGGCGACCATGCAGTACTCCTACCTGCCCAGCCATCTCGCGCTGATCGTCGAGGGGGAGTACGGCGCCGAGAACGCGCGCGCCCTGTTCGCCACCGTTTATGAGTACTGGTCCGAGCTGCCCGAGGAGGCACGCCCGCGACTCTACCTGCATGGCCTCAGCCTGGGTTCGCTCAACTCCGACCTGTCGTTCGACTTCTACGACATCATCGACGCCCCCTTCCATGGCGCGCTGTGGAGCGGCCCGCCGTTCCGCAGTGAAACCTGGCGCACCGTGACGCGTGAGCGCGATCCCGGCTCACCGGCCTGGCTACCCACCTTTCGTGGCGGCGCGGTGGTGAGATTCATGAACCAGTACCGGGGGCTCGATGCGCCCGAGAGCGCATGGGGCGACTTCCGCATTTCCTATCTGCAATACGGTAGCGATCCGATTACGTTCTTCGACCCGCGCATTCTTTATCGGGAGCCCGACTGGATGCGTGAGCCCCGCGCTCCCGATGTCTCACCCGACCTGCGCTGGTATCCGGTGGTGACCATGCTGCAGTTGCTCGGCGACCTGGCCGTGGGTAGGGCGCCACCCGGCTACGGTCATACCATCGCCGCCGAGCATTATCTCGACGCCTGGATGGCGCTGACGGAGCCGGAGGGCTGGAGCGAGGCCGAGTTCGAACGACTGCGGCAGCGCTTCCGTCAGGCGCGCTGATGCCCAGCACCGACGCCTATCGCTGCGTGCCCTCGCGCTGCATTCGCCGCCAGTGCCCGTAGCGATAGGCGAACGGCGTGGCGGTGACGCCATGGACAATCATCGAGGCCAGCACGATCAGGGTGCCGGCCGTCCAGGCCAGGTCGTAGCCGGTGCGGCTCGACACCAGCGTGGCGTAATAGAGCGCCGACACGCCGATGGGGCCAAACCAGCCCATGATCAGCGTAATGGGCCAATCCCGCAGCGTTGGCAGCCAGGGCCGCAACAGCAGGATGGCCGGCAGGCGACGCAACGCTAGCACCAGCAGCGCCAACACCAGCCCTTCCGCACCCAGCGCCCACCACTCGGCCCAAGGGGCGATCAGGCCGAACAGCACGAAGATCGGCATCGTCAGCAGTATGTTGACCGCCTCCTGCACGTTGTCTTCCTCGCTGCGATCCTTGCCGCCGACCTCCTGGTCGAATGCCAGCCCAGCGGCGAAGACCCCCAGAATACTGTTGGTGCCGAGCAGTTCTCCCACTCCAAGCACCAGAATCGTGAGTGCCAGGGTGATGGAGAGGAACGAGGGTTGATCGAGAAAGCCGCGCGCCTCCGACCACTGCAGGGCCCGGCCTGTCGACCAGCCGAGCACGATCCCAATGAGGACTCCCCCGCCGACTTCCCATAGCCACACTCTGCCGAGCCAGTCGAGCCAGGCATCGCCGGCAGGCAGGCTCATCAGCAGGATTGGCAGTAATACCAGCGGGTAAGCCAGGCCATCGTTGGCCCCCGATTCACTGGAAAGCAGATGACGATAGCCTTCGGGCAGGTTCTCCTTGGCCACTCCGCCGGTGACGATGGAGGAAGCCACCACCGGGTCGGTTGCACAGATGGTACCGCCGACCAGCAGGGCCATGAGCAAGGGCAAACCCAGCATCCAGTGAGTCAGCAGTGAACTGATCAGGAACATCGCCGGCATGGCGATCCCCAACAGCACCAGTAGCGACCGCCAGTGAACGAAGGGGTAGCTGGGTGGCAAGCGCAGCGCAATGCCCATCAGGCTGATGCCCAGGGTCAGCCGCGCCGTCTCCTCCAGCAAGCGCTTGCCAGCACCCCAGGCCATCGGGTCGAGGGCATCCAGGCCATGCGGCCCCAGTGCTACGCCGAAGGCAAAGGCAAACAGGGGAGCGGAGAGCCAGGACCGATCCAATGGGCTCGACAGCAAGCCCACGACCAGCACCAGGCCGCCCACGACCGCCAGGGCAACGTCCAGCTGCTCCATGCCGACTCCTTACGCTCCTTGCCAACCCTCTCTCTAAGCTAGGCAACCCAACGCTAGGCGTAAACCAAGCGGTACCCTGTGGGCGGGATTGCGCGCTCAAGCGCCACTGGCTAGAGTGACGGCGTATCAGAACGGATGAGGAGTCGAGCAATGGCAGACGGCACGCCCCGCCGCAGCGTCATCAAGCGTATCTACGTTCCTACCCACGTGCGCAAGCTCCCCGACGGGGAACGCGTGACCGTTCCTGGCCATTACCGCAAGCCCACTACGTCCTGATTGGGGTTCGTCGAACCCGGCACAGAGGGGCTCGGCCATCGTCGCAGACATTGCTGCAGGTGCCGTGTACCTTGCCAACTATCTCCAGGTGCCGATGGAAAAGCCATTCCGCTCCATGAGCCCGCCATTCTCGGCACTGAATAGGCTCACGGCACTCGTGGGGATCAGCTGAGCCACTGAGTTCAGGACATCGACATCGTGCTGGATGATTGAGCCGCCACCCCTCGGGTCGAACTCGGAAGCATCGGCTTCGGCAATGCCGTGAGACCACTCTCCCGAGTGGTGATCCACAACGACAGGGGCATGCAGCAGGGCCCCTATAACCGAGCCGCTGCCACCACCGGTATAGGTAAATTCCTGACCAAGCACTATGATCAGGCCTTCGAAATTATCATTGCCATTCCATCGGAAGCTGCCGTTGACAATGAGCAGGCCGCCTGCGACCCCAACATCTTTTGGCATGGTAAAATCGCCATCGATATAAGTCATCCTGGGAGCTTCAGCAGACCCCAGCCGATCACTTACATCAGGGTGGCTCTTTATCATATTCACGAGCATTCTCAGTTTTTCAGGCTCGGAAAAGACATCGAAAATCTGCTCCGTTACAATATTCCCATCCTCATCGGCCGCGTAGTTCCCCACCCCACCACTCGGAATACTGGCCATCACAGCGTCGACATCTCTCTCATCAGGCACGGCTATTGCAGCTCCGGCATTTCCCTCACCTCGCCGAGAAATACCAAGATATTCCGAGTCTCCAGGACGAAAATTGAAAAAGCGGCTGGCAACGGTCAGAGGCGATAGATGGGAGAGCGCAGGAAAGTAATCTGGAACCAACTCGACGTAGACAGGCAGCGATGTAGCAATGGCGTCTTTCGTTCCTTCTGCATACGCTTCACCCAAGGCATAAATATAATATTCGCCAGGAAGATCAAGCGCATCACCCAGGACATAAAGGTAGCGTCCACCCGTATGAAAACTGGAAAACGTCTCCTCTTCCCACGCCGCCTCCGAGAAATCCACACAGTGAGCATGCTTCCCATTCGTTAGGTCACTACCGGCGTCACAACCAATCCATGTCCAATCGGTGAGCTTGACGCCAGCATCACGAAGATTCTTCTGTGCCTGCGCAGCAGTTCGCTCTGCTGCCATTTGTGCTTTGACGGCAGCGCGATAATTACCTGCGAGTCTCTCGTCGACTTGTGACGACTGCATAGCAGAAATGCCAAGCATAAGGGACATTGCCAGCATGGAAAGAACCACCACCAGTGCGGTACCACGCTGTCTGTTCATGCTATCCATGTCCTCGAACGTTGTCACTTGACGGCCTGATTGCGATTCACGGCGCGGAACTCAAACTCATCCATCAAGCTACCGTCCCGGTTTGCCATCAGCCAGAACCGGATCACCCAGACACCATCAATGACTTCCTCGGCGCTGAACCCTCCTTCCATGAAAGAGGTGACCAAGGGCTCGAAACTCATGCCACCGGTGCCGCTTAAGCACCTTTGTCCCATATCCAGCGACCAACCTTCCTTGGCGCTGACCATGCGACTGCTCAGGCGATAAATGCGCTCCACCTGAGCCCTAGCGCTACAGGCGCTGGTATCGCCATTGTTGGGAAACTCTACTTTCAACTCCCCCTTGCCCGAGTTGAAGGCAATAGTGTCTGAACGTCTTATGTCTCGTACCAGCGTCTCTGTCGCAAAGGTCAGCGCTGCCTGCTTGTTGCTCATCAGTTCGATCTGGCGAAATGTCTGAAAGCTCATGAGAAGCAGCTGTCCAGCGCCGAGAAGGATGATCAGGCCAACCGCCAGCGCTACCATCAGCTCGACCAGAGTGAAGCCCGACTGTCTCGGCGCAGGTCCTTGCCAGTCCCATAACGGCATCACCTGGGCGCTCCTATAGCTCTGGCAGCCGAAACTGGTAAATAAATGGAGCCCCTTGCTCACCGGTGGAGTAGCGCTCCTCCCGCCAACGAAGGGTGACGGTGTAATCGCACTCCATACCGCTAATACCACTCCCGGCATCGTTGAGCACGCTACCGAACCAGTTGCCTAGCCAGCCACTCTCGATCGCACTCGCTGACGGACACGCTTTATTGGCATCTCTCGAAAGCTCTGACCACGCACGCTCCTGCGCATCGATCGCCGCCAGGCTGACCACTGCCCGCTGATACCCCATATGAGCGCTCTGCAGCGCCCTGAGCTGCATGGCCGCCACGCCAAGCAGGCCGATGGAGAGCACCAGTATGGCGACTAGCGCTTCCAGCAAGGTGAACCCTGATTGCGCATCACACCTTGTCATCAACCCCTCGATCAGCGGGGAACAGGAATTTCGCATGGCTTGCCTTACCAGCAGCCTGGAGGATTGCGGGCGCCTTGATGACTCAAGGTCAGGTTCTCCGTACAACCGTCGGAACGGCCGGCTCTCAAGGCGGCAGTGAGGAGATAAGTCGCGGCGGTGCTCGTCACGGTGATGGAGTAATGTTCACGGGGCGATAGCGAGATCACGCCACAATCCATATAGGAGTGATTGACCGTATAACAGCGTTCGAGCTGGCCTGCTGCCTCCATGAGGCCCGATAGGGCATCCGTACGCGTAGCCCGCTCGACATGACTGCGATAGCCAGGCACCGCGATCGAAGCCAGGATCGCGACCACGGCCACGGCGATCATCAGCTCGATCAGAGTAAAACCCCGCTGCCCTCGGCGCGTACCCGGGGACTCTGTCGAGCCGGGCGGACGCGGTTCGTCAATCAGCATTCCTCCGCGCTTGGTTACAATTAGTTTCAGTATGTATCATGACAACCGGACCTGCTAGGTACGTCATGCAAAAAGCCGGGCTGGGCCCGGCTTGTCTTCCCAACATGGCACGAGGATTCTCATGCATGCGGTATGGCATTTCTGCGCAACCTCCGCCTCAGGATAAGGAATCGCTGGCGATCACACGCTCACGCAGCTCACGAGGCATGGAGAAGGTGATGGTCTCAGCGCGACCGGCTAGTTCCTCCGGCGCCTCGGCACCTAATCCTTGTAGCCGCTCGATCACTCCCTTGACCAGCACTTCCGGCGCACTGGCGCCCGCGGTAATACCAACGGCGGCGACACCCTCGAGCCAGGCCGGGTCGATCTGGCTGGCATCGTCGATCAGATAGGCCGGGGTACCAACCCGCTCGGCCAGTTCGCGCAAACGGTTGGAGTTGGAGCTGTTGGGGCTGCCCACTACCAGCAACAGGTCGCAGCCGGCAGCCAGCTCACGCACCGCATCCTGGCGGTTCTGCGTGGCGTAGCAGATGTCGTCCTTGCGCGGCCCCTGGATCTCGGGAAATTTCTCACGCAGGGCATCGATCACCCGGGCGGTATCATCCATGGAGAGGGTGGTCTGGGTGACGAAGGCAAGCCGGGTGGGATCCTTCACTTCGAGGCGTGCGACATCCTCCTCGTCCTCTACCAGGTAGATGGCGCCGCCATGGGCGGTGTCGTAGCGCCCCATGGTGCCTTCGACTTCAGGATGTCCGGCATGGCCGATGAGAATGCACTCCTGGCCCCGCTTGGCGTAGCGCAGTACTTCCATGTGCACCTTGGTGACCAGCGGGCAGGTGGCGTCGAAGACCTTGAGACCACGCCGTTCGGCGTCGTCCTGCACCGCCCGGGAGACGCCATGGGCGGAGAAGATCACGATGACGTCATCGGGCACTTCGTCGAGTTCCTCGACGAAGATGGCGCCACGTTCGCGCAAGGTATCGACCACGAAGCGGTTGTGCACCACCTCGTGACGCACATAGATGGGCGGGCCGAAGACGTCCAGCGCACGATTGACGATTTCGATGGCACGATCGACGCCGGCACAGAAGCCGCGGGGATTGGCCAGTCGGATTCGCACGGAGTTAGCTTGCATGGTTACGTCGCCTTGATGCGTCGAGGCATCCAATAATGGTATTTCACGTCAGGGCTAACTCGGCGGCAGGTCTATGCGGAGGCGCTGTGACCCCATCCTTGGGCGCTACTTTTGCCTTCCCTGGCAAAAGACCTCCGCTACGACCTGCCCCCGACGCCCTTCAGGCAGTTGTACATTGAGCTAACCACTCAATGCGTCTGCGCGGGCCTCACATCCAATACCTCCACCTCAAAGGTCAGGGTACGCCCGGCGAGCGGATGATTGAAGTCCACTTCCACGTTGCGCTCGTCGACGGCGGTGATCACACCCGGCAGCTCGCCGCCAGCCGGGTCGGCGAACGACATCACCGTGCCCACTTCCGGCTCGATCTCCTCGAAGTCGTCGCGGCTCAGCATCTGCACGTTCTGCGGATTGCGCTGGCCGAAGGCGTGCTCGGGAGTGATCTCGAAGCTGCCGCTCTCACCACCGCTCATGCCCTTCAGCGGGTACTCGAAGCCGGGCGGCAAGTTACCATCACCCAGCTGAAAGGTAGCCGGCTGCTTCTCATGGGTGGAGTCGACCACGGTGCCGTCCTCCAGCTTGAGGGTGAAGTGCAGGGTCACTTCCATGCCCTCGTCGATGCGATATTCGCTCATCGTTGCTCTCGCTCGATCGGTCGTGTCTGGTGTGCAGGATAGCAGGCGACTCAACTGCGCCGGCGCGCCTGCTTGCGCCCTTCGAAAACGGATTCCCAGATCAGGCCGATCGCCCCCAGGGTAATGCCGATATCGGCCACGTTGAAGGCCGGGTAGTACCAGCCGGCCACGTGGAAAGAGAGAAAGTCGACCACGTAGCCATGCACCAGGCGGTCGTAGAGATTGCCCAGCGCCCCGCCGATGATCAATGCCAACGATGCGCCGAGAAGCTTCTCGTCGGCCTTGAGTCGGCTCATCCACACCGTGAGCGCGACACTCGCGCCTACGGCAATGACGGCAAAGAACCAGCGCTGCCAACCGGGATGGCCGGCGAGGAAGCTGAACGCCGCCCCGGTGTTATGCAGCAGCGTGAGGTTGAAGAACGGCAATACCTCCACCGGCTGACCATAGCTCAGCAGGCTGGACATCAGCGCCTTAGTGCCGAGATCCAGCAACACTACGGCGGCGGCCAGCCACAGCCAGCGCAATGGCTGGCGCATCGGCGCCACCGAGGCGTCGTCGCCCGGTTTACGGTTACGCATAATGGCGAGTCTCACCGGCGCCCTCCGGCAGGTTGCTGATGCAGCGACCGCAGAGGTCGGGGTGCTCGGCGTGGCTGCCCACGTCTTCGCGATGGTGCCAGCAGCGCTCGCACTTCTGGTGCGAGCTGGCGGCCACCGCCACCTTCAGGCCCGCCAGCTCGGTGGCCTCGGCACCGTCAATGTCCTGGCCCTCCGCCAGCGGTGCCAGGCGCACCTCACTGGTGAGCATCACGAAACGCAGCTCTTCGCCCAGCTTGGCCAGGGTGGCATGGAGTTCGTCGTCCACGAACAGGGTCACCTCGGCGGCCAGGCTGCCCTTGATCACCTTGGCGTTACGCGCATCTTCCAGACACTTGTTGACTGCCTGCTTGACCTCGAGCACCTGTTCCCAGAACTCACGCCCCATCTCGGCATTCGGCGCCAGGGTCGAGAGCCCCTCGTAGTAGGTCTCGAGCAGCACGCTGTCGCCCTTGTTGCCGGGGATGTTCTCGTAGATCTCCTCGGCGGTGAAACTGAGGATCGGTGCCACCCAGCGCGAGAGTGCCTCGACCACGTGGTAGAGGGCCGTCTGGCAGCTGCGCCGGGCCAGGGAATCGGCCTGGGTGGTGTACTGGCGATCCTTGATCACGTCGAGATAGAAGCCGCCGAGTTCACGCGAACAGAAAGTGTGCACCTGCTGGTAGACGTCGAGGAAGCGGTACTCCTCATAGGCCTTCTCGATGCGCGCCTGGAGCTGGGCGGCACGGTCCACCACCCACTGGTCCAGTGCCAGCATGTCGTCGAAGGCCACGCTGTCGCGGGCCGGATCGAAGCCGTTGAGGTTGGCCAGCAGGAAGCGCGCGGTGTTGCGGATGCGCCGGTAGACGTCGGCGGTGCGCTTGAGGATCTCGTCAGAGACCGCCATCTCGCCCGAATAGTCGGTGGAGGCGACCCACAGGCGCAGGATATCGGCCCCCAGCTTGTCCATCACCTCCTGCGGCGCCACCACGTTGCCCATTGACTTGGACATCTTGCGACCCTGGGCATCGACGGTGAAACCATGGGTGAGCAGACCGCGATACGGCGGGT
It encodes:
- a CDS encoding cation:proton antiporter encodes the protein MEQLDVALAVVGGLVLVVGLLSSPLDRSWLSAPLFAFAFGVALGPHGLDALDPMAWGAGKRLLEETARLTLGISLMGIALRLPPSYPFVHWRSLLVLLGIAMPAMFLISSLLTHWMLGLPLLMALLVGGTICATDPVVASSIVTGGVAKENLPEGYRHLLSSESGANDGLAYPLVLLPILLMSLPAGDAWLDWLGRVWLWEVGGGVLIGIVLGWSTGRALQWSEARGFLDQPSFLSITLALTILVLGVGELLGTNSILGVFAAGLAFDQEVGGKDRSEEDNVQEAVNILLTMPIFVLFGLIAPWAEWWALGAEGLVLALLVLALRRLPAILLLRPWLPTLRDWPITLIMGWFGPIGVSALYYATLVSSRTGYDLAWTAGTLIVLASMIVHGVTATPFAYRYGHWRRMQREGTQR
- a CDS encoding pilus assembly PilX family protein, encoding MNRQRGTALVVVLSMLAMSLMLGISAMQSSQVDERLAGNYRAAVKAQMAAERTAAQAQKNLRDAGVKLTDWTWIGCDAGSDLTNGKHAHCVDFSEAAWEEETFSSFHTGGRYLYVLGDALDLPGEYYIYALGEAYAEGTKDAIATSLPVYVELVPDYFPALSHLSPLTVASRFFNFRPGDSEYLGISRRGEGNAGAAIAVPDERDVDAVMASIPSGGVGNYAADEDGNIVTEQIFDVFSEPEKLRMLVNMIKSHPDVSDRLGSAEAPRMTYIDGDFTMPKDVGVAGGLLIVNGSFRWNGNDNFEGLIIVLGQEFTYTGGGSGSVIGALLHAPVVVDHHSGEWSHGIAEADASEFDPRGGGSIIQHDVDVLNSVAQLIPTSAVSLFSAENGGLMERNGFSIGTWR
- a CDS encoding PilW family protein; protein product: MSKGLHLFTSFGCQSYRSAQVMPLWDWQGPAPRQSGFTLVELMVALAVGLIILLGAGQLLLMSFQTFRQIELMSNKQAALTFATETLVRDIRRSDTIAFNSGKGELKVEFPNNGDTSACSARAQVERIYRLSSRMVSAKEGWSLDMGQRCLSGTGGMSFEPLVTSFMEGGFSAEEVIDGVWVIRFWLMANRDGSLMDEFEFRAVNRNQAVK
- the pilV gene encoding type IV pilus modification protein PilV, whose product is MRNSCSPLIEGLMTRCDAQSGFTLLEALVAILVLSIGLLGVAAMQLRALQSAHMGYQRAVVSLAAIDAQERAWSELSRDANKACPSASAIESGWLGNWFGSVLNDAGSGISGMECDYTVTLRWREERYSTGEQGAPFIYQFRLPEL
- a CDS encoding type IV pilin protein, whose translation is MLIDEPRPPGSTESPGTRRGQRGFTLIELMIAVAVVAILASIAVPGYRSHVERATRTDALSGLMEAAGQLERCYTVNHSYMDCGVISLSPREHYSITVTSTAATYLLTAALRAGRSDGCTENLTLSHQGARNPPGCW
- the ispH gene encoding 4-hydroxy-3-methylbut-2-enyl diphosphate reductase, giving the protein MQANSVRIRLANPRGFCAGVDRAIEIVNRALDVFGPPIYVRHEVVHNRFVVDTLRERGAIFVEELDEVPDDVIVIFSAHGVSRAVQDDAERRGLKVFDATCPLVTKVHMEVLRYAKRGQECILIGHAGHPEVEGTMGRYDTAHGGAIYLVEDEEDVARLEVKDPTRLAFVTQTTLSMDDTARVIDALREKFPEIQGPRKDDICYATQNRQDAVRELAAGCDLLLVVGSPNSSNSNRLRELAERVGTPAYLIDDASQIDPAWLEGVAAVGITAGASAPEVLVKGVIERLQGLGAEAPEELAGRAETITFSMPRELRERVIASDSLS
- the fkpB gene encoding FKBP-type peptidyl-prolyl cis-trans isomerase, which codes for MSEYRIDEGMEVTLHFTLKLEDGTVVDSTHEKQPATFQLGDGNLPPGFEYPLKGMSGGESGSFEITPEHAFGQRNPQNVQMLSRDDFEEIEPEVGTVMSFADPAGGELPGVITAVDERNVEVDFNHPLAGRTLTFEVEVLDVRPAQTH
- the lspA gene encoding signal peptidase II, with amino-acid sequence MRNRKPGDDASVAPMRQPLRWLWLAAAVVLLDLGTKALMSSLLSYGQPVEVLPFFNLTLLHNTGAAFSFLAGHPGWQRWFFAVIAVGASVALTVWMSRLKADEKLLGASLALIIGGALGNLYDRLVHGYVVDFLSFHVAGWYYPAFNVADIGITLGAIGLIWESVFEGRKQARRRS